The following coding sequences lie in one Sesamum indicum cultivar Zhongzhi No. 13 linkage group LG9, S_indicum_v1.0, whole genome shotgun sequence genomic window:
- the LOC105170830 gene encoding uncharacterized protein LOC105170830, translating into MASNYVNGSPFPARYTFAILHKWPESDAEFIQSMTSGDVGKGDAQPCRVMEWFACRQLYLRSYVFSREEDSAVVKCFGRVKDKVVAEKRKRKCGVDGGRKSGGLVFRWLLSCTSKIDVID; encoded by the coding sequence ATGGCTTCTAACTACGTGAACGGCTCCCCTTTTCCGGCAAGATACACCTTCGCCATTCTCCACAAGTGGCCGGAATCCGACGCCGAGTTCATCCAGTCCATGACCTCCGGTGACGTGGGCAAGGGCGACGCCCAACCCTGCAGGGTGATGGAATGGTTTGCATGCAGGCAGTTGTACTTGAGAAGCTATGTCTTCTCGCGAGAAGAGGATTCTGCGGTCGTGAAGTGCTTCGGCAGGGTTAAAGATAAGGTGGTGGcggagaaaagaaagagaaagtgCGGTGTCGACGGAGGGAGGAAGTCCGGCGGGCTTGTTTTCCGGTGGCTGCTTTCTTGCACCAGCAAGATAGATGTTATTGATTGA